The segment GCAAGTGcctttctattcctaatttgctgaaagtttttatcatgaatgggtgttggagtTTGTCAAAGGCTTGTCTGCATCTGTAGatgtgatcatgtgatttttctctaaCCTGTTGATACTATGGATTACtacctattttctttcttttttttttactttgttaatgttttatttggaatttttgtaTCTAAATTCATAAGTGATATTGGgctataatttctattttgtgcTTGCTTGTGCCTTTTCTAATCTTTGACAATGTATACAATATCCTCCCTTAATATTGGCCTATTCAAATTCCTCATCTGGACTGTTCTGATaatttcgtttttctttttttttaataatttttttaaaaagattttatttatttgagagagagagcacgagcaagggtgtggggtggggcggggaggagcagagggagatggagaagcaggcaggagggaggagcatgATTGCCAtaatcacttattaattctaggaccctgggatcatgacctgagctgaaggcagatgcttaaccaactgagccagatttttgcatttgtgttcatgAGAGATCTTGATCTATAGTTTTTTGTAATGACTGTCTGGTTTTGGCATTAGactaatgctggcttcatagaataaGTTAGGAAATAttccctcttcttttattttctggaagagattgtaggGAATTGGtgtcatttcttccttaattgtttggtagaattcatcactGAACCCATTGGCAAAAGCTttatggtttttctgttttggaaggttattggTTATTGATTCATTTCTTCAATAGATACAGGCCTATTCAAatagtctatttcttcttgtgtgagttttggctgattgtgtttttcaaaatattggtttatttcatctaggttatcaaatttgtgaaCATAGAGCTGTTTATGATATtccttttattatccttttatgtCCATGGGGTCTGTAGGgatgttctatttttcatttctgatattggtagtTTGTATCTCCTCTCTTTTTAACTTAGCCTGGTTAATAGATTAtcatttattgatcttttcaaagaaccatattttggttttgttgatttttctcttttgattcatcttttcaattttattgatatctgctctaatttttatttattatttctttcttctgtttaccttgggtttactttgctcttctttttctagtttcctaagatgGGAACTTAgatgattgattttagatctttcttctttcctaatatatgcattcaatgctataaatttctccCTAAGCagtgctttcactgcatcccacagattttgagaagttgtattttcatttttatttagttcaagatgttcttcagtttctcttgagatttcttcttttacctgtgagttatttagaagtgtgttaatCTTTAAGTATTTCAGGATTTTCCAGCCATCTTTCtgtattgatttgtattttaattccattgtggtctgagagcaatatatgatttctcttcttttaaatttgtcaaggtatgttttatggcccagatTGTGGTCTGTCTTGCTTAGAAtattccatgtgagcttgagaaaaatatgtattttgctgtATTTGGTTGAGCAATTGATAGATGTCAGTTGTATCCAGTTGATCAATGGTGCTGTTGTGTTCAACTatgtccttattgattttctgtctttagaacttgtccatttctgatagagaGATGCTTAAGTCTtcaacttttatatttatctatttcttcttgcatttCTATCAGCGTTGCTTCATGGAGTTTGATGATTTGTTATCAGGCACATATACATTAAAGcttattatgtcttcttggaagATTGACCACTTATTATATGTAATgttcttctttatctctgataGTGTTCTTTTCTCTGAAGTTGGCTCTGagattaatatagctactccctttcttttgattagtgttggCATGGTATATCttctatccctttatttttaatctatgtgtgtctttatatttaaagtgggtttcctATGGACAACATgtagttggatcttgttttttgaTTTACTCTGAGAGTCTCTGTTTTTTAatggtatatttagaccattgaTGTTTAAAGTGATAATTGATATAGGTTAATATTTACCAtaattgttactgttttctacttgttcctttggttttttgttcctatttttgtcttcacTCTCTgccttttatagttttttattttgtgttgttttgttttttagtatagttgacacacagtgttagtttcaggtgtacaacttagtgatttgacaagtttatacattatgctatattcaccacaagtatagcttttatagttttaattgaccattttatatgattccattttgtcttcttgcttagcatatcaattatactttttctaaaaaagttgttttagtggttgccctagagtttgccCATATACGTTCAAAAACTGTGGAATGTTTcacaaatttgcatgtcatctTTGTGCAGGGGCCATACTAATCTCTGTGTTGTTCTGAGTGTAGTACATGTGCTGATGAACTGAGCACTTAATGTGCTTTAGTTTTATCCCAAGGGACTTCTTAGCCATTCTTCCCCTTTAGTTGGGTATAATCAGTGTCAGCAGCAGACATCGACCTGAGGCAAACATGAACACATGTCCCTGAGTGCTGAGTGTTAGCCCGAGAGTCCGCGCTCTTTTGAGAGTGGAAAATCCTCACAGTTTTTTCACTAACTGGTGTCTTCTGTACCCTTGCTCCAATGTCAGGTTCAAGCCCATGTGCCAGTGCCCCAGGCCCCCATGGTTTTATGACTGCATGCTTTAAGGACTTTTTAAGGACTCAGACATCACtttctccttcatcttcaaaactgtcattttctttctagagatgaaaaatacaaacaagcCACCTCTGTTGTAGAAGGCAGCATGATCACAGTTCTTAGGCTAATCTAGTAACTctcttattcctttttatttttttaaacagatgtgATGTTTACTGGTACGGCAGATGGCCGGATCGTAAAACTTGAAAATGGTGAAATAGAGACCATCGCCCAGTTTGGTTCAGGCCCATGCAGTAAGTCAGTGACAGCACCCCCTGATATATGTCTGTGGTTATTGAGAAAGGTGCTGAATGGCTGTGTGGAGCTTGATTTTCCTAGAAGTCAGGTTCATCCTTGCAGAAGAAGAGCCCCAACCACCTGGGAGACAGAGCCTGACCTGAGTGCTGCCACCAGCTCTTCATTTGCCATGTGGTCCCTGGACCTCATGGTACCTGATTGTCACCGTGCAGGTGTAGCTTGCCAACTAGGCAGTGGCCCCTGCACCTGCCAGTTACCTTACAGGCCTTGCACCCCTGCCATTCCATAGGGGCCCGTGTTCACTCTTGAGGTCACTTTGAAGAAGATTAATAGCCATTGTCAGTGCTGCTGTGGAAGAGCAGTTGGCTCTCGTTTACTTGCACGCTGAAATATCATTCCTGCTCAGGCATTTCAGCAGCGTCATTCAGAGTGAAAACATCCTTATGTCACTCAGGTTTGGGGAAATTAGAGTAGAAGAATCTCACAGTTTAAAACCTGGTAGCCCACAGGTTTCTTAGTAGTTATTGTTTGTTAATAGCTAGAATGCTTTTGTAAGAATGATGCATTTTCATTGTACAAAGGtacaaaggagaaagtaaaagtCACCTCAGAGTCTTCACAGATATAACTTAACATTTTAGGGCATAGATTTTCAGATCTTTCTTTTCATGGGTACTCTGGTTTTGTGATGGAATCATACTCTACATTCGTTTTTTTAACCTGCCTTTTCCACTGTATTTTGGCAGTAAGTAGCCCTATAGTAAGTGCCCTATAGTAAGCACCCTGCGGTAAGCACCCCACAGAAAGCACCCTGCACTAAGCACCTTGCAGAAAGCACCCTGCACTAAGCACCTTGCAGAAAGCACCCTACACTGAGCACCTTGCAGAAAGCACCCTGCACTGAGCACCCTGCAGTAAGCACCCCTGCTGTAAACACCTCTGCAGTTAGCAGCTTACAGAAGCATCCCTGCATATAAAGCTCGGCAGTTAAACACACCTGCAATAAATATGCATTGCCATAGGTTTAAAAAGGGTACAGGTATTAATCTGAGGAATAAAATAATAGCTCTCCCTTTAAGCCAGATGGAGGGAAAACTGCCAAGGCCCTAGATGCACAGAGTATTCAGGTCAGGCAGCTGGGATTAAACTCACAATTACTGAGGTCCTGAGGGAATGCTAGAGTTGGGGCCTGGGTCCTGATGATGTCCCTGAGTTAACTGTTCAAGTCTCAGGATGCTAATATGAACACAATTCTTGGATACCAATTGCTATTCATATGTTCAGATCCATATTCTCAGGTGGTCCCTCTGGATACACCAGACAGTTGTCATAAGTTCTGAGGGGGCTGGAATACTAGGGGTTGGGTCTGTTTCTAATGCCATATCCTTTTTTGTTCTGAACAGCATGATGTATATTTAGGAAGGGATGGATGAGGTACTTGGAGGCACAGATAGAATCTGGGACCAGCCACTGCTTCCTATCCGTTTGTTTCCCTAGAAACTCGAGATGATGAGCCTGCTTGTGGGAGGCCCCTGGGCATCCGGGTGGGGCCCAATGGAACCCTTTTTGTGGCTGATGCGTATAAGGGACTATTTGAAGTAAATCCCTGGAAACGTATGTAACAATGccttatttccttctctgatgATTTCAGATGTTTTAAACAATATGTGCATAAGTGGATTTAATAGAATTTGTTCAGTACAATCTACTGGAGactctaatattttcttattcattgaATCGTCCTGGAAGTATTGCTTACATATATCAGCTGTCATGTAACTCATGACCCCATTTGGTCAATCCCCTAATTTCCTGTTTGTGTTTTAGCCACAGGGTCTACTCCTCAAAATGTCAGAACTCctctttctgtgtttattttcctgtgtctctgtcttatcttcctgtttgttctctgtctgTCCCTTTGCTCTTTGTCTGCTTCCTCCCGCGTTTTTCTCCCAGTACGTGCTTCAGCAGAGGAGTTTGTACGATGCAGGAATCTGTTatcatgggggagggggctggggctctGGGTGGCCCCCTCTGCTGATAGCTGGCTGTGTGACTGTGCGGGTGCCTTAGCCTCTCTGTGCACAGGTTACTCACCCATGAAACCGGGCTAATGGTAGTGCCTGCCTTGTGGGATTGTGGGAGGGTTTAAATGAGATTGAACATGGAGACAGGTTAGTATTCCATAAATGGTTATTCTCCTGTTTTTAAAGTTTACCACTGTCACTGTTCCCATATTTAACACCGGATGAATGGGGCATTTTGTATTTCTCTCAAGCAACCCGAAAGACAGTTGCCTTTCACTAAGATtcttgatagatttttaaaagtcatttggtCTTGGTGAAAGGAAGAGGTCCTTATCCTTAGAGGAAGGATTTTGCCGTTAATGAAGTCAGTGTAAAAACATTAATCACCTAACagctaaaagaaaggaaaacactgtTTTTTACTGGAAGAGGGAATAAATCTACTAGCGTATGACATGGGGAAGCTCATTTTAGTTTTCCCTTTCAAATCAGGTAGGCTGATGGAGACTTTGAAATTATTGGCATACAAGTTCTTAGAAGGAAAACaggtcttctcttcctccctcctttccttctttcttccattattatttccttctttctttccttctttgccccttcctcctttcctccctctctccttttctttcttctacctcaGGTGAAGTGAAACTGCTGATCTCCTCTGAGACACCCATTGAGGGGAGGAAAATGTCCTTTGTGAATGATCTTACAATAACTCAGGATGGGAGGAAGATTTATTTTACGGATTCTAGCAGCAAATGGCAGAGACGAGATTATCTGCTTCTGGTTATGGAGGGAACGGATGATGGGCGGTGAGTGTTCATTTCAGATCTTCTGCTCGGTGAGATCATCAGTCAGGCAGGGTGACTTCGGCAGAGCTTATTTGTGGGAGTCATTGGAGTGTTTCTGAGCATAATATTGCAGCTTTTGAGATAGGACTTTCATGACTTCTGGAAACGGGTGATGGATGCAACACAACAGAACAAGATGTTCTcactttctctttgaaaaaatgaaattaaaacaggcCAGTCTATCTGAGCATGTGGTCTAGGCACTCTGGGTGGACACCTCCCAGGCTGGCCTCCGTTTCAGGTCATCCCTCCCAAGGGGGACTCCTTTGAGGCTGGAGCCATGGGGGCCCTCCCTGGTGCTGAGCCAGTTCCCGGCTTGGTGAGAGAACTGAGTGAGGGGTTCTCTGGAAGAGGATGCCTGGGGTCTCCTCTGGATGGGAAGGCCCCCAGGGGCCAGCCTGGAGTCAGGTCTGGGCAGAGGACCACCAGGGGCCTTGTCACTGCAGCATGAGGTGGATCCCCTTCTGCAGGCCCCTTGCCTGAGGCTCAGAAGGGAGTGAGGCTCCAATGTGGCAGGGGCCACGGACTCTCCCGTGTGAGCGTTTGCTGTTGGCGCCCCACAGCCTACTAGAGTATGACACGGAGACCAAGGAAGTGAAGGTTTTACTGGACCAGTTGCGGTTCCCTAACGGAGTGCAGCTTTCTCCCGCGGAGGACTTTGTCCTGGTGGCCGAGACAACAATGGCGAGGATAAGAAGGTGCGTGCGGCCCCTGCCGAGCTTTTGGGGGTGTGCCAGAGCTCTCTGTGGCCCAGCCCGGCTTGCTGGGAGATGTCGAGCTACATGATTGGAGATGGGGAAGGGCACCTTCTCCTTTGTGTGATAGTGGAAGCAGTAAAATTCAGGggtgccttttctttctcctccatctcAGCCTGCTGAAAGTTGCAGTCTGGGAGGGTCTTGATTTAATGCTGACCACACATCCTGGGACCCTTTTCCTCCCGGgggtgctgggctccctgctactGCTCCTGGCTGTGCCCCGGGCTGGTGAGGGCCCCTTTCACCATCTGGTGTCTTCCTTTGCGGTGGGCGCGTTTACAGTTGTAAATCATTTGGGATTAGGACCATTTTGGTGCTTGGCTAAAAGTTTTCCTTACATTCGGGGACCTCTGCTCACCACTTGCTTGGGTGAATTTTTCAGATTCTACCTGTCGGGCCTGATGAAGGGAGGGGCTGATCTGTTCGTGGAGAACCTGCCTGGATTTCCAGACAACATCCGACCCAGCAGCTCTGGAGGGTACTGGGTCGGCATGGCAACCATTCGCTCCAACCCTGGGTTTTCTATGTTGGATTTCTTATCTGAGAGACCCTAtattaaaagaatgatttttaaggTAACTATGAAAACTGTaattccaaaaaacaaaatgaaaatgcatctAATTATGATCGTTTTTGACCTTTGGAGCTCTAAAAATTCTCGTGCTGCTTATAATATTTACTACTtctagtgacttttttttaagtgtgagtgagcagaggggaggggcagagggagagagaatcttaagcagactccacactcagcgtggagcctgacgcagggctcaatctcatgaccctgagatcatgacccgacctgaaatcgagagtcaagagttggacacttaaccggctgagccacccaggcaccccacttttagTGACTTCTTTAATACATGTTTTCTGCCTCAGCCTGAAATGTAGATTGAAACACTTGAACCCTTTGATGTTACCCTTCTGGCTTCCGTGTCTGGGTATTTTTACCATCACCCTCACCATCATGTCCTATCAGTCACACCTGCCCCTTTGTGATGGCTGTTTCAGgccttctcccctctccacaGACCCTACAACTTGGCCTTCAAGTGGGGCCCCTGCAGACCACAGTGCTGCTCCTCCTCAAATGGTTATCAGGCATGCCTTCCTGCGGCCACACGTCAAGACGCAGTTTCCCTGGACCCCATCCCGCCCTGGCTCCTCCTGCCTTCTGAAACCTTTGTGTCATACTCATCCATCCCCATAGGATCTTGACCTTTGACCTCTTAGCACACCAAACTCTTTCGTTACAAAAAAAATCACCCACCCTCACCAAGGGCCAGCCACAGACCTCTTAACACAGCCTTTCCCCCAGTGACTTCCATGAAATGCCCTCAGTGTAGCTCCCCATGTTTAGCACTGTGGATGAGGAACCTGCTGATATGGGTGCTTCCATCATGCAGAAATCTTCATTTCCAACAAGCCTCATTTCACAGGCTGAAGAGATGTTGGAAACTGAGATTGGATATTGAATAGTGAATAGATATATTCAAATAATTGTAGCTTAAGGCCCTGGAAGGCACCAGGCAGCAATTACTGAGTCTGTACAGTGCTGGGCCCTGTGTCTGGGCCTTGCTGAGGGGCTGTAGGCACCTGCTCTGTCAGGCTGGCCCATGGCCTTCAGTTTTGTTGCAAGTTCTGTGGGTCACTGTGGGAAATCCTGGTCTGTTCAAAAATAATACATTCGTCCTCTTTGCCTCATTGGCTCCAGAGCCAGCATTTGTTCCCACTGTGACCTAGGAGGAGGCAAAATGGTgaggtgggaggaaggacagggttttgtttttgttttgtgcagGGGTTTTGAAGAAGGCTAGGCCAGTTGTGGGACCCTGGGCAAATGATGTGATCTCTCTGCCTCAATTCCTCCATCTTTCAAGTGGGAAGAATAACAGCATGGTTCTGTTTTCATTAGGTACTGAAAAAGTGTAACAGCAATATGCGTATAATGCCCTTAGCTGACTTCAGTAGGTGTTCTCTTTCTGTACATGTCCGTTTTCCCACAGTGAAGCGGTGGTGGTAGTGGTGTGTctgccgcccgcccccccccccccaacagaacGCATGCTCCATCAGAGCAGGTGTTCTGTTTCATTCGCTCCTGtgttcccagcacctagaacagcgTCTGGCACATGGTGGGTGCTCAGAAATTACTGTGGAAGCAATGTGTGCTCAGAGAGCTGAGGCCACAAGTGTGAGCAGGGGCTGGAGCAGTGACATGGTTCCTGGCACAGGAGAGCTCCGCACCTTCCTGAGGCAGATCGAGAGCAGTGGGAGAGGACCATAGGCCTTGCAGACGCCACAGAGCCTAGATCTTATTCTAACTATAATTGAAGTCGtggaggatttttgtttgtttttagttttgagaCAGTGTCAGACTTAGAAAAGTAGCAAGAGGGTAACAAAGAATTCCTTTCCCTGAACTATTTGCTAGTAAATTGCTGACCTGATGCCCTGTCATCATCAGGGTTTGGGCAATTGCCCTCGTGGATTCGACCCAGGCTGAGGTGTGGCCTTCAGCTGTCATGTCTCTTTATTCTCCTTCAGTCTGGAACAGCTCCTCAGTCTTGATCTTTTTGAGAATTACAGGTCAGTTATGTTGTAGAATGTTCCTCTGTGTGGGTCATCCAGcatttctcatgattagatttagGTTATACATCTCTGGCAGGAAGACCACGGAAGTTGTGTTCTCAGTGTGTCCTGTCAGGAGGCACGTGATATCAGCTTGTCCCATATGGGTGGTGGCAGCACTGGCCACCTGGTTCAGTGGTGAATGCCGGGCTTCTCTATGGTGAAGTCActctttttccatttgtaattAACAAGTATTTTGTGGGGAGGTACTTTCTAAATAAGTAAACATCAGTATGATCTCATGGTTGCCAGTTTTTTCAGTGGTTTATAGTCTCTTActgccattatttattttgaggctcAAATCGTCTGACTGTGACCAGTGGGAGCCCCTTTAGTGTGGCTCCTTGACCTTTGCCCATGTCCCTACCGCTTTTGGAGTGGTTCCTGGCTTTCTGGCAACTCACGTTGTTCAGGCTCATCATGCCCCAGCTCTGTAATGGACCACTTCTCCAGGAGCCCGGGTTCCTTCTAGAAGGGATCTGCTGCTACATGTGCTAATGGCTTTTGACAGGTGACTGCCCTAGTCCCCCTCAACAGACAAGGCCAGAGAACATGTGCATGTGTATTCATACGTAGATAAAcacatttgacccttgaacaaggcgggggttaggggcactggcCCCTGTGCAGTCAGaaatctgcattaaaaaaaaaaaaatcagcatataaCCTTTGAGTCCCCAAAGatttaactactaacagcctactgttgaccagaagcctcaccagtaacaaacagttgattaacacataatttgtatgttatgtgtgttgtatactatattcttacaataaagtaagctagagaatattaacaaaattacaagaatgagaaaatacatttacagcactgtatttataaaaaaaaaaatctacacctgCTGCAGTTCAGACCGGTGTTGTTCAAGGTCAAATGTATATGCGGTGTATGTATACGTGTTTACACacatgttcatttattcatcatctGTTTATTTAAGTTGAAAACTCTAAGTAATGCTGGTATTTTGGCTTCCAGTCCCATACCACAGgatttattctaattttctccACTTCCATAATAGTACTTCCCTTCTCTAATAGTGAAACACCTGGATCCTATTACCCTTCATACCTGTTTGATCAGATTCCCTGGATGTCACCAATATGTGGCCATGCCCCCATCACACGGCCCCTGCTAGGGTTCTGGCATCCCACGCTgggccttctccctcctcccaaccATGGGAGGCTCCTGCCTTTTCCCTCAAAGGCTCGGATGCCTGTGCCAAGCTGTCCCCAGGTAAACACTGTCCTCACTCTGCCTGGGCTCTTCCagcctgtgccaggccctgcttgGGCTCCGATGCCCTATTCtgtgcccctgccctccccccagtgTGGACTCTGCCTCACCCTGCTTGGACTGACTCGTGGTCTGGGCCACTGTGGCTCCAGCCTCTGCACACACCTACCTTGCTGGGCCTTACAAGCCACTTCCTGACAAATTGTTCAGGAGGGGCGTGATGTAGTACaaagaaagttttaaagagaCAAGCGTAGCTGCTGTGTGGGGGGCAGCCTGTAGCTTGGCTCCACGGGCTGTGAAGAGCCTGGCATGGAGGAGGCTGCAGCAGCCAGGAAAGGTGgtggggcagagcctggggtgggggtggtacgTCTGTAGCACGTGATAAGACCCTGTGGTGCTGGGCTTGCAGGGTCTGGAGAGAAGGGATTAGGCGTGAGGGCAGGGGTCTCAGGATCAGCAGCTGGTGTCCATGGCCCTGTCTCCTTAGCCAGGGTGTCTGTCAAGTTTGAAGAACTGTTAGAAAGTCTGGGTGGAGAAGGGTCAGCCCTGGGGGTTGGAAATTGGGGGGGAGATTTGAGAGCTTTCTGGGAAAGCAACTTAAACCCAGCAGAGGGGGTGAGAGGCCTTAGGGATAAGACggagagagcagagaagggggGACCTGGCACTGAGGCGAGGTGGCATTTCATAGGCCGTGGGAAGCCTTATgaagtattttaagttttaatcaACTTTGCCATACAACTTTCTAGAACACAGTCAACTTGTATGGCTGCTTGGACCCTTCCAGTGACTAGGAGACATTATTCATTGGACATTTACAGTTGTTTGGCTGTTTCCCCTTACGTGAAAAGGTAGACATCTGCCTATTTTCACTCATTGGTTTTATGCAGCAGCATACTGTCATCATTTCCTCCCTGGTGTCCTGCTCTGCCAGAAATTGCATATCTCACCCTCTGgtttctctgcttaaaacccttcagttGCCCTGTGTGGCCCCTGACCTGGTTGAGCCACGGGGCTCCTAAAGGGtgccttgctcagcatggaggtTATCTCTACACTGGCCTCAAGCAGAGCTGCCAGGGCCCGAGGGGGCAGGGACACGTTCATTTAACCAGTCCAGGTCTTTCCTCTAACATGAACTGCTCTCAAATCTCCATCATTTGCACCTTGCgcatctgaaatattttaaacctaGTCTGAGGGCTTGGCGTTTATTCTGGTTAGGCTGTGCTGGTTTTAACCCGGTGTCCTGGGGTCCATGTCAGTGTGGGCTTGGCTTCA is part of the Neomonachus schauinslandi chromosome 10, ASM220157v2, whole genome shotgun sequence genome and harbors:
- the LOC110590014 gene encoding adipocyte plasma membrane-associated protein isoform X2, with amino-acid sequence MLAVSLTVPLLGAMLLLDSPIDPQPLSFKEPPLLLGVLQPNTKLQQAERLFENQLNGPESIANIGDVMFTGTADGRIVKLENGEIETIAQFGSGPCKTRDDEPACGRPLGIRVGPNGTLFVADAYKGLFEVNPWKREVKLLISSETPIEGRKMSFVNDLTITQDGRKIYFTDSSSKWQRRDYLLLVMEGTDDGRLLEYDTETKEVKVLLDQLRFPNGVQLSPAEDFVLVAETTMARIRRFYLSGLMKGGADLFVENLPGFPDNIRPSSSGGYWVGMATIRSNPGFSMLDFLSERPYIKRMIFKLFSQETVMKFVPRYSLVLELSDSGAFRRSLHDPDGQVASYISEVHEHDGHLYLGSFRAPFLCRLSLQSVQQP
- the LOC110590014 gene encoding adipocyte plasma membrane-associated protein isoform X1, with the translated sequence MSEADGLRQRRPLRPQVVTDDGQAPEAKDGSSFSGRVFRVTFLMLAVSLTVPLLGAMLLLDSPIDPQPLSFKEPPLLLGVLQPNTKLQQAERLFENQLNGPESIANIGDVMFTGTADGRIVKLENGEIETIAQFGSGPCKTRDDEPACGRPLGIRVGPNGTLFVADAYKGLFEVNPWKREVKLLISSETPIEGRKMSFVNDLTITQDGRKIYFTDSSSKWQRRDYLLLVMEGTDDGRLLEYDTETKEVKVLLDQLRFPNGVQLSPAEDFVLVAETTMARIRRFYLSGLMKGGADLFVENLPGFPDNIRPSSSGGYWVGMATIRSNPGFSMLDFLSERPYIKRMIFKLFSQETVMKFVPRYSLVLELSDSGAFRRSLHDPDGQVASYISEVHEHDGHLYLGSFRAPFLCRLSLQSVQQP